The genomic region TCGTGTACGGTGCCACCAATGCCTAGTTCTACGAACAAACGTTGTGTGAGGTCGACGCTCCAGCTGAACCCGCCATACACTTGGTCCACTCCGCTGGATGTCGTCGCGATCGACGCGCCGGCGTGGATTCGCGGCCGGAGAACCTTCTCTACCAAGCTAGTGGCGCTTTCTGCGCCGAATGGATCGAAGAAGACGGTCGCGGATGGAAACCCGCCACTTTCCCGATTTTCACCATCGCCGATCGAGGTGGTGGCTCCGAATCGCATTTCATCGAAAACGGTTTCTCCCGACACTGCGGGCGCTGCGCTAGCGACCAGCCAGGTCAATGTAACCAGGGCGGCTACGGGCGAGCGACGATGGATCATTCCGGAATCCTTTGATGCGAATCAGTCATTCAAGAGAGTGAACACGCTATCCAGCCTCGCGCCACTGTCACTTCTCAAACGTCCAAAAAACGTGTCCGCGCGACCGCTTTTGGGTCCGAGGTGGAGGTCCGTAAGCGAGTAAACCGATCTCGGCCGGTTGGCAGCTCCCGAAATCGAGGCTCAGTCCAAGCTCGACCATGTGTGCCGTGAGCGAAGGATAATCCCTCGACCTCCTCGGTCGTGGCCCCTTGCGCGTTCATGACGGCGACCATCCGCACGGGAACACGTGTGCCTTTGAACACCGGTTCACCGCCATCGAAACTCTCTCGGATCGAAGCTGAACCGGAAGGCTAGAACGGTCTGAGGTCGAGAACGACTTCAACAAACTTCTGAGATAGAAACAGAAAAAGCGCGAAATCAATGACCTAAGTTCCATAATACATATTATCTGAGCGGCTGAATGTAGCCGCAAAGTTAAAGTGTCCTGATCCTGCAAAGTAAGAATGTCACTCTCCCCGCGTTTTGATGACGTGGGAGATTGCGGATGGGACTGATTGCGATGAGCGAGCGCGATCTGCAGCGGATTGAGGTTTTGTCGAAGGTCGTCGACGGTCGGACGACGATCGTTTCGGCGGCCCGCATCCTGGCGCTGAGCACGCGTCAGATGCGCCGGCTGCTGGATGTGTTCGAGCAGCATGGCGCCGCGGCGATCCGGCACAAGGCACGCGGTCGGCCATCGAACAATCGGATCTGCAACGGCGTGCGCGATTACGCCGTGGCGATCGTGCGCGAGCGCTATGTGGATTTCGGACCAACCCTGGCGGCCGAGAAGCTGGCCGAAGAGCATGGGCTGACGGTGTCACGCGAGACGTTGCGCAAATGGATGGCTGAGGCCGGCCTCTGGCTGTCGCGCAAGCAGCGCCGCACGTTTCATCAGCCACGATTACGGCGCGAGGCCTATGGCGAGTTGGTGCAGATCGACGGGTCCGAGCATCGCTGGTTCGAAGATCGTGGGCCGCCCTGTTCGCTGCTGGTGTTCATCGACGATGCGACCGGCAAGCTGATGCAGTTGCGCTTCGTACGCTCGGAAAGTGCGTTTAGCTATTTTGAGGCGCTGGCGCTTTATCTGAAGGCGCATGGCGCTCCGGTCGCCTTTTATTCCGACAAGCATTCGGTGTTCCGGGTGGCGCAGAAGGATGCCAAGGGCGGCCAGGGAATGACGCAGTTCGGGCGCGCACTCTCAGAGCTAAACATCGAGATTCTTTGCGCAAATTCGAGTCAGGCGAAGGGCCGGGTCGAGCGGATGAACCGGACGCTGCAGGACCGCCTGGTGAAGGAACTGCGGCTCGCCGGGATCTCCGACATGGAGGCGGGCAACGCCTTCCTGCTCGGCTTCATCGAGCGCCACAATGCTAGGTTTGTCCGCACCCCTGCCCGACCGGAAAATCTGCATCGGTCGCTGAACCTCGTGCCAGACCGGCTCAAGGATATTCTCTGCAAGCGT from Sinorhizobium mexicanum harbors:
- a CDS encoding acyloxyacyl hydrolase, which codes for MIHRRSPVAALVTLTWLVASAAPAVSGETVFDEMRFGATTSIGDGENRESGGFPSATVFFDPFGAESATSLVEKVLRPRIHAGASIATTSSGVDQVYGGFSWSVDLTQRLFVELGIGGTVHDGNLSDGDDSDGPKLGCRLLFREYAAAGYRFDDHWNLSATIEHSSNANLCDGPNDGLTRGGLTLGYRF
- a CDS encoding ISNCY family transposase, yielding MGLIAMSERDLQRIEVLSKVVDGRTTIVSAARILALSTRQMRRLLDVFEQHGAAAIRHKARGRPSNNRICNGVRDYAVAIVRERYVDFGPTLAAEKLAEEHGLTVSRETLRKWMAEAGLWLSRKQRRTFHQPRLRREAYGELVQIDGSEHRWFEDRGPPCSLLVFIDDATGKLMQLRFVRSESAFSYFEALALYLKAHGAPVAFYSDKHSVFRVAQKDAKGGQGMTQFGRALSELNIEILCANSSQAKGRVERMNRTLQDRLVKELRLAGISDMEAGNAFLLGFIERHNARFVRTPARPENLHRSLNLVPDRLKDILCKREQRYVGAQLTFSFERKRIMLEENEVTRGLVGRYVETYAFADGRLDIRWKGHSLSYRVFDKDQRVTHAAITENKRLSDVLAYIKERQEQLPKPEVKTNSEKMGYQPRGRKPGKRTDFMNDPAVIARRQQALSRLDAAE